From a region of the Candidatus Zixiibacteriota bacterium genome:
- a CDS encoding FAD-binding oxidoreductase has protein sequence MRKQADAVIIGGGIIGVSVAFYLAREKYGNVVLLEKETLLGTGSTCKAAGGIRAQFSDKTNIRMSMLSAEIFTRFKDETGHDALFDQVGYMFLLEEEDAIKRFTADYELQKSLGLNVSLLKPEDIKQIAPQVSLEGIQLATFCPDDGLGDPAEFLTGYEKAAREHGAEIAIETEATGIVVESGKVTGVKTNQGDISTPLVIDCAGPLSKYVGKLAGVEVRVEPIRRQIVTTGPLSFIRPDFPMVVDVKSGLYCHKESKGMLLGWADPAVQPSTDISVDPDYTDIILEKALDRIPQLEEAEIANQWAGLYEVTPDHRSIIGYNTELEGMFHATGFSGHGFMHAPAAGLVTSQILTGKKPQVDIESLSPKRFTTGEIMTETNVI, from the coding sequence ATGCGTAAACAAGCTGATGCCGTCATTATCGGCGGTGGAATAATAGGGGTCTCGGTGGCCTTCTATCTGGCCCGCGAGAAATACGGCAATGTAGTCCTCCTGGAGAAAGAAACGCTTCTTGGTACCGGCTCCACCTGTAAGGCTGCCGGAGGAATCAGAGCGCAGTTCTCCGACAAGACCAATATACGGATGTCGATGCTCTCCGCTGAGATATTCACTCGTTTCAAAGATGAAACCGGACATGATGCTTTATTCGATCAGGTCGGGTACATGTTCCTCCTCGAAGAAGAGGACGCTATCAAACGATTCACGGCCGATTATGAACTTCAGAAATCGCTGGGCTTGAATGTCTCCCTGCTCAAACCGGAAGATATCAAGCAAATCGCCCCGCAGGTTTCACTCGAGGGGATTCAACTGGCCACGTTCTGCCCGGATGACGGACTGGGGGACCCGGCCGAATTTCTGACCGGTTACGAAAAAGCGGCCCGCGAGCATGGCGCTGAAATCGCCATCGAGACCGAGGCGACCGGAATCGTGGTCGAGTCGGGTAAAGTCACGGGCGTAAAGACCAACCAGGGTGATATTTCTACACCTTTGGTCATAGACTGTGCCGGTCCTTTATCGAAGTACGTGGGGAAACTGGCCGGTGTCGAAGTTCGGGTCGAACCGATCCGTCGTCAGATCGTTACCACCGGTCCGCTCTCGTTCATCCGTCCCGATTTTCCGATGGTCGTAGACGTAAAATCCGGTCTCTATTGTCATAAGGAATCGAAGGGCATGCTGCTCGGTTGGGCCGATCCGGCCGTGCAACCGTCGACCGATATTTCAGTCGATCCCGATTACACCGACATCATCCTCGAAAAAGCCCTCGACCGTATTCCACAACTCGAAGAGGCTGAGATTGCCAATCAATGGGCCGGGCTCTATGAAGTCACTCCCGATCACCGCAGTATCATAGGATACAATACGGAGCTGGAAGGGATGTTCCACGCGACCGGCTTTTCCGGTCATGGTTTCATGCATGCCCCGGCAGCCGGCTTGGTCACCTCACAGATTTTAACCGGGAAGAAGCCCCAGGTCGATATTGAAAGCCTCTCCCCCAAACGGTTCACGACCGGTGAGATAATGACCGAGACTAATGTGATTTAA
- a CDS encoding tetratricopeptide repeat protein — translation MNMAGFRVIAPLGKGGTAEVVRVSCPGRKHEAALKTPLPDATPEEVDFGRLAARENYLIGGLRFPGIVRLLDYSENPPWLLLELCEGPSLDQIGRLDNTTLALNIISAIAVDLEFLRARSLIHGDLKVHNVFLPEDWQEIADGRLHYIKLSDFSLGRLETEPESARAGAGTVGYMAPEIISGKGSSHASDLFALGVIAYRLLTGKHPFWSESDSDPVRINGRIIEADYPRLEVVKPELSGPICTLVTSLLSVNPSDRPDSAWNVCCRLRDCGATYPFEQVLRPKWLVDPWGEFDSICESRFILTSRQRVHLNKITDHNGLCLRQLAEVNYSRRTLVYNDTKFQFSAEAYWTSRHRRNQLQSFAEADLTEKRHLIIKAVMGQADRVSPSQTENPVEVENYPAGLPDLLLTMLRPATVQRISQKLAPEAEHDSRYDQATRLYHQAGNLEAAERCASQAAALLEKDHRADEAIFLLKRVIGYARTIGDPFSARKLLLTEGDLQKGVGRTTAAQNAYNTLIELYRNRPVDKLLAIVYKSLGDLFKLKQDSKGALQALNEALKIYRELDDELEISHTYNNLGNAYWVAGDLSEARRYYLMALTIQRRLGADADAASSLSNVGSVHGITGRYRKSVRLLEISLRMKREIGDQGEIARTLNNLGYVYHLMGRNAEAVESLDESLEFNRRIGSKKETLFNLENLSHLSVTAGQLQRSLGYLEEGLALGRELEDIPHVASFHCMRGTVLKRLGRFGEAQIDLNQTADMLEEIDDKLLETIHWHACAGLQQFIGNYDEALTLAKKSAAQAEDQQDNPNLLNALILISKLTDDDSVINRGLELAQELNMERERILIEANRLSHLLPSSPDETLSQFQQTIQPHLEKMHEDVEQAGLLALAGRIYSTNGLIKEARDLALRAESAANRCGLVPELVDILALQAQVALSLGEYEESFAAAKKGLNAAKQVALSLSDVSRRTCYQSRPEIKLLVDQINGLKTKIAQKR, via the coding sequence ATGAATATGGCCGGTTTTCGGGTCATCGCTCCGTTAGGCAAGGGAGGTACCGCCGAGGTAGTGCGCGTTTCCTGCCCGGGGCGAAAGCACGAAGCTGCGCTAAAAACGCCTCTACCTGATGCCACTCCTGAAGAAGTAGATTTCGGGCGTCTCGCCGCTCGTGAAAATTACCTTATCGGCGGTCTCAGATTTCCGGGGATCGTTCGCCTGCTTGATTACAGCGAAAATCCTCCCTGGCTCCTTTTAGAGCTCTGCGAGGGCCCCAGCCTCGATCAAATCGGCCGTCTCGACAACACGACTCTGGCGCTAAACATCATTTCAGCCATTGCCGTCGATCTGGAATTTCTCCGGGCACGCTCTCTCATACATGGCGATCTGAAAGTCCATAATGTATTCCTGCCCGAGGATTGGCAGGAAATCGCCGACGGCCGCCTGCACTATATTAAGCTGTCCGATTTCTCCTTAGGACGCCTGGAAACGGAACCGGAGTCGGCCCGCGCCGGAGCCGGAACCGTCGGTTATATGGCTCCAGAAATAATCTCAGGCAAAGGTTCCAGTCACGCTTCGGACTTATTCGCCCTCGGTGTTATTGCCTATCGGCTACTCACCGGTAAGCATCCTTTCTGGAGTGAGTCCGACAGTGATCCGGTGCGTATTAACGGTCGTATAATTGAAGCGGACTACCCGCGACTTGAGGTCGTTAAGCCCGAGCTATCCGGCCCGATATGCACTCTGGTCACATCCCTTCTATCGGTGAATCCCTCGGATCGCCCGGATTCCGCCTGGAACGTTTGTTGCCGTCTGCGTGATTGCGGCGCTACCTATCCATTCGAACAAGTGCTTCGTCCCAAATGGTTGGTCGATCCCTGGGGAGAATTCGACAGCATTTGTGAGAGTCGATTCATTCTCACCTCTCGGCAACGTGTTCATCTCAATAAAATCACCGACCACAACGGCCTCTGTCTGCGACAATTGGCTGAAGTTAATTACAGCCGCCGGACTCTGGTTTACAACGACACTAAATTCCAGTTCTCAGCCGAGGCTTACTGGACCAGCCGACATCGACGGAATCAACTTCAAAGCTTCGCTGAAGCCGACCTGACCGAGAAACGACATTTGATCATCAAGGCCGTCATGGGCCAGGCGGACCGAGTGTCTCCTTCTCAAACGGAAAATCCGGTTGAAGTGGAAAATTATCCGGCCGGTTTGCCGGATCTGTTACTCACGATGCTTCGACCGGCAACCGTTCAAAGGATCTCGCAAAAGCTCGCTCCCGAGGCTGAACACGACTCTCGATACGATCAGGCTACCCGGCTGTACCACCAGGCCGGCAATCTTGAAGCCGCCGAACGTTGCGCTTCTCAGGCGGCAGCTTTGCTTGAAAAAGACCATCGGGCAGACGAGGCGATCTTCCTGTTGAAACGAGTGATTGGTTATGCCCGGACCATCGGTGATCCGTTCTCGGCTCGTAAATTACTGCTGACTGAAGGTGATTTACAAAAGGGGGTTGGTCGCACGACCGCCGCCCAAAACGCCTATAACACGCTGATTGAATTGTACCGGAACCGTCCGGTGGACAAACTGCTGGCAATAGTCTACAAGTCATTGGGTGATTTATTTAAGCTGAAGCAGGACTCGAAGGGTGCGCTTCAGGCTCTCAACGAGGCTCTCAAAATCTACCGTGAGTTGGACGACGAATTAGAGATTTCACATACTTACAACAATCTTGGCAATGCCTATTGGGTGGCTGGTGACTTGAGCGAAGCCCGCCGTTATTATCTCATGGCATTGACTATACAGCGTCGCCTCGGCGCTGACGCCGACGCGGCTTCTTCCTTGAGCAATGTCGGCTCCGTGCACGGCATTACCGGACGATATCGCAAATCCGTGCGACTGCTTGAGATATCACTGAGAATGAAGCGAGAAATTGGCGACCAGGGTGAAATCGCCAGAACGTTGAACAACTTAGGCTACGTCTACCACCTCATGGGGCGTAATGCGGAAGCGGTCGAAAGTCTCGATGAATCGCTGGAATTCAACCGGCGTATCGGTTCAAAAAAGGAAACCCTGTTCAATTTAGAAAATCTGTCTCATCTGTCGGTCACGGCCGGGCAGTTGCAGCGCTCATTGGGATATCTTGAGGAAGGTCTGGCCCTAGGCCGGGAGCTTGAGGATATTCCTCACGTTGCCTCGTTCCATTGCATGCGCGGTACGGTCCTGAAACGTCTTGGCCGGTTCGGTGAAGCTCAGATCGATCTGAATCAAACCGCTGACATGCTGGAAGAGATCGACGACAAGCTTCTCGAAACGATTCACTGGCATGCTTGCGCCGGTCTTCAGCAGTTCATTGGTAATTATGATGAGGCCCTGACCCTGGCAAAGAAATCGGCAGCTCAGGCCGAAGACCAGCAGGACAATCCCAACCTGTTGAATGCCTTGATACTCATATCAAAACTGACCGATGACGACAGTGTGATTAACCGTGGTCTGGAACTAGCCCAAGAACTCAATATGGAGCGGGAGAGAATTCTGATCGAAGCTAACCGCTTAAGCCACTTGTTACCGTCCTCGCCCGATGAAACTCTGTCGCAATTCCAACAAACCATCCAGCCTCACCTCGAAAAAATGCACGAGGATGTCGAGCAAGCAGGACTCCTGGCTCTGGCCGGTCGGATCTACAGCACCAATGGTCTGATAAAAGAGGCCCGGGACCTGGCGCTGCGAGCCGAGTCGGCTGCCAATCGGTGTGGATTGGTGCCGGAACTAGTTGACATTCTGGCGCTTCAGGCTCAAGTAGCGCTCAGCCTCGGTGAATACGAAGAGTCGTTTGCTGCGGCTAAAAAGGGACTGAACGCGGCCAAACAAGTCGCTTTATCGCTGAGCGATGTATCCCGGAGAACATGCTATCAATCACGACCGGAAATAAAGCTGTTGGTGGATCAAATCAACGGACTTAAAACTAAAATTGCCCAAAAAAGATAG
- a CDS encoding ATP-binding protein, whose protein sequence is MSKTKDSNATGRIVTEQLGATPDPDANQAADIFADLEATLEEVAEANPRIELSDGESSKAVEDLRALLEASLAVNSSLVADDVLRIVMQKAIELMQAERGLIMLLDEEGELKVRMRHNLAKEDISSEGFRISSSIASQVVTSGKSVYTSDALADDRYSTQASVLELHLRSIMCVPIKVKQQIIGVIYVDNSSQTKVFLKSDLYQFELYAQLVANALYNAELYNTLLSMKQYNESVIKLSPVGIVVVDSDGRIATMNPVALEIFDINREDIRSMTDAETASLFLDIIPDEERLRWRNIIDNVLQTQQDLSDSRFFYNTNYVEKVLSLKLHPISSLPNGRDGIILALEDITEKVVMEKYLILSEKLAAKGEMAASIAHELNNHLALASTNAELLSLNIDRDNHDKAKFNAKMIVDNIFKIKRFVDNLMDFAKPEPEYISYDIKHLVEDLLFSLRVQPRFKRSHFTIDLGHDLPNVEMDVGQVQQVLLNLLNNAADAIEERAIKEEESGMEFKREIGLKAFYRAEDEKVVVEVTDNGVGMAKETLDRIFTLHFTTKKGGHGLGLANCRKIIENHHGTIEAESTHGLGTCFRVILPRFQPKHSKQT, encoded by the coding sequence ATGAGCAAGACTAAAGACTCCAATGCTACCGGACGAATCGTGACCGAACAGTTAGGCGCGACGCCGGACCCTGATGCCAACCAGGCCGCCGATATTTTCGCCGATCTGGAAGCAACACTGGAAGAAGTCGCCGAGGCGAATCCACGCATCGAATTGAGCGACGGTGAATCCTCGAAAGCGGTCGAGGATTTACGAGCACTTCTGGAAGCCTCACTGGCGGTGAACTCTTCACTGGTCGCCGATGACGTCCTTCGTATCGTCATGCAAAAGGCGATCGAACTGATGCAGGCCGAACGCGGACTGATCATGCTGCTCGACGAAGAAGGTGAGCTGAAAGTTCGCATGCGGCATAATCTGGCCAAGGAAGATATCTCCAGCGAAGGATTCCGGATCAGCAGTTCCATCGCCTCGCAGGTTGTCACCAGCGGAAAATCAGTGTACACTTCGGACGCCCTCGCCGATGACCGTTATTCCACTCAGGCATCGGTGCTGGAACTTCATCTGCGTTCGATCATGTGCGTTCCAATCAAGGTCAAGCAACAGATTATCGGCGTGATTTACGTCGACAATTCCAGCCAGACCAAGGTATTCCTGAAATCCGACCTGTATCAGTTCGAATTGTATGCCCAATTGGTAGCCAATGCCCTGTACAACGCCGAGCTCTATAATACCCTCCTGAGCATGAAGCAGTACAATGAGTCGGTTATCAAATTATCACCGGTTGGAATCGTGGTTGTCGACTCCGACGGCCGAATCGCTACCATGAATCCGGTGGCCCTGGAAATTTTCGATATCAACCGCGAGGACATCCGCAGCATGACCGACGCTGAAACCGCCTCGCTGTTTCTGGATATTATCCCCGACGAGGAGCGTCTGCGTTGGCGCAATATCATCGATAATGTCCTCCAGACTCAGCAGGATTTATCGGATTCGCGCTTTTTCTACAACACCAATTACGTAGAGAAGGTCCTCTCCCTCAAGCTGCACCCGATTTCATCGCTGCCTAACGGCCGCGACGGCATCATTCTGGCTCTCGAAGACATCACTGAGAAAGTGGTCATGGAGAAATATCTCATCCTCTCCGAGAAGCTGGCCGCCAAGGGAGAAATGGCTGCCTCCATCGCCCATGAGTTGAATAACCATCTGGCCCTGGCTTCCACCAACGCTGAGTTGCTTTCGCTGAATATCGACCGGGACAACCACGACAAAGCCAAGTTTAACGCCAAGATGATCGTCGACAATATCTTCAAGATCAAACGTTTCGTCGACAATCTGATGGACTTTGCCAAACCGGAGCCGGAATACATAAGTTATGACATCAAACACCTGGTCGAGGACCTCCTGTTCTCGCTCCGGGTGCAGCCGCGTTTCAAGCGGTCTCATTTCACCATTGACCTCGGACACGATCTCCCCAATGTCGAGATGGATGTCGGACAGGTTCAGCAGGTGCTTTTGAACCTGCTTAACAATGCCGCCGATGCCATTGAAGAGCGGGCGATTAAAGAGGAAGAGTCCGGCATGGAATTCAAACGCGAAATCGGCTTGAAAGCTTTTTATCGCGCTGAAGATGAGAAGGTGGTGGTGGAAGTAACCGACAACGGCGTCGGTATGGCCAAAGAAACCCTGGACCGGATCTTCACCCTGCACTTCACGACCAAAAAGGGCGGGCATGGACTCGGTCTGGCCAATTGCCGCAAGATCATCGAGAACCATCACGGTACTATCGAGGCAGAATCGACCCACGGCCTGGGAACATGCTTCCGGGTCATTCTTCCCCGCTTCCAGCCCAAACATTCCAAGCAGACCTAA
- a CDS encoding chloride channel protein codes for MFSRTIAKLQNKYKFTGTHVLILMASVVGLATGLGAIGFRWLIEYFNNLFFGLTDQILTDAVGTGGYKYWLPLIPMVGGLLVGPIVFKFAAEAKGHGVPEVMNAVARLGGIIRARVAVAKTIASAICIGSGGSAGREGPIVQIGSAVGSSIGQLFRMSGDRVKILVGCGAAAGISAVFNAPIAGVIFSLEIILGDFAIKTFSPVIISSVIASVVTRSVLGNHPAFDVPEYSLVSVWEVPLYAGMGILLGGLGTAFTRVLDWFEDVFDGMKIPNVFKPALGGILLGTIAIFYPQILADGYETIKLTLYGQIGITLMIILVFLKLLATSLTLGSGNSGGIFAPSLFMGAVAGGVFGVVVNYFFPNTTATPGAYALVGMAGMVAAATHAPITALLIIFEMTSDYRIILPLMVTVVFAGLVAGKLFEYSIYTVKLAKRGIDIRGGKDINVLRSHKVSEIMDRDFQSVPAATPLATIFHAIEHSKESYFIVTDSKGLLRGVLSFQDIRSMLTHHELDFLVIAQDLVRPRPITLCADDDLEKAYNLFGLQDLKLIPVVENGEQNTVIGVLRREDMLAYYNRQLIDTLRQ; via the coding sequence ATGTTTAGTCGTACGATCGCCAAACTTCAGAATAAGTATAAGTTCACCGGAACTCATGTTCTTATCCTTATGGCTTCCGTTGTGGGGCTTGCAACCGGTCTCGGGGCGATTGGTTTTCGCTGGTTGATCGAGTACTTCAACAACCTCTTTTTCGGACTGACCGATCAGATTCTGACCGATGCCGTCGGCACCGGCGGTTACAAGTATTGGTTGCCGTTGATTCCAATGGTCGGCGGCTTGCTCGTCGGTCCTATTGTTTTTAAGTTTGCCGCCGAAGCCAAGGGGCACGGGGTTCCCGAAGTAATGAACGCCGTAGCCCGACTGGGCGGTATCATCCGCGCCAGGGTGGCCGTGGCCAAAACCATAGCCTCAGCTATATGTATCGGCTCCGGTGGTTCAGCCGGACGCGAGGGACCGATTGTCCAGATCGGTTCGGCGGTCGGATCGTCGATCGGACAGCTTTTCCGTATGTCCGGCGACCGTGTCAAAATTCTCGTTGGCTGCGGAGCGGCAGCCGGCATTTCGGCGGTCTTTAACGCTCCTATCGCCGGCGTCATTTTTTCATTGGAAATCATCCTCGGTGATTTCGCTATTAAGACTTTCTCCCCGGTTATTATTTCATCCGTTATCGCTTCGGTCGTCACACGTTCAGTGCTGGGAAATCACCCGGCATTTGATGTCCCCGAGTACTCACTCGTGTCGGTTTGGGAAGTCCCCCTGTATGCCGGAATGGGCATCCTGCTGGGAGGGCTCGGGACCGCTTTCACCCGAGTGCTCGACTGGTTCGAAGATGTCTTCGACGGGATGAAAATACCCAATGTCTTTAAGCCGGCTCTGGGCGGTATTCTGCTGGGTACTATCGCCATATTCTATCCTCAAATTCTGGCTGACGGATATGAAACGATCAAGCTGACGCTTTACGGTCAGATCGGTATCACCCTGATGATAATTCTTGTATTCCTGAAGTTGTTGGCAACCTCACTGACTTTGGGCTCGGGTAACTCGGGTGGTATTTTTGCTCCGTCGCTGTTCATGGGGGCCGTGGCTGGCGGCGTTTTTGGTGTGGTCGTCAATTATTTCTTCCCCAATACGACAGCGACTCCGGGAGCTTATGCATTGGTCGGGATGGCGGGCATGGTGGCTGCTGCTACCCATGCTCCGATTACGGCCCTCCTGATCATTTTTGAGATGACCTCCGACTATCGCATTATTCTGCCTCTGATGGTAACCGTCGTCTTTGCCGGGCTGGTGGCAGGCAAGCTGTTCGAGTATTCAATCTATACGGTCAAGCTGGCCAAACGCGGGATCGACATCCGCGGTGGTAAAGATATCAACGTGCTGCGCTCGCATAAGGTCTCGGAGATCATGGATAGAGATTTCCAGTCGGTGCCGGCGGCGACACCGCTGGCGACTATCTTCCACGCTATTGAACATTCCAAGGAATCGTATTTCATCGTAACCGATTCGAAAGGATTGCTCCGCGGCGTTCTCTCGTTCCAGGATATCCGATCGATGTTGACTCATCACGAACTTGATTTTCTCGTAATAGCCCAGGATCTTGTTCGACCGCGGCCGATAACTCTCTGTGCCGACGATGATCTCGAGAAAGCCTACAACCTGTTTGGCTTGCAGGACCTCAAGCTGATCCCGGTAGTGGAAAACGGCGAGCAGAATACGGTAATCGGTGTCCTGCGCCGTGAAGATATGCTGGCTTACTACAACCGCCAGTTGATAGATACTCTGCGTCAATAA
- a CDS encoding efflux RND transporter periplasmic adaptor subunit has translation MPDYARLRRDLISSPMEVDGATVYTVKDPIRGTFFRLREPEHWLIHQLDGVTSYDEIAARFKEKYGFNLSAENVRQFVQALEKLFFLENCRAEQAVSRTSYIAEEHRSLWSRLLYVRLRAINPKRLLDRLLPWYRPWHSMTGWLLQLILLVVGLSVLAANVNTFAVNLYSVFNLGSVIAIVISFFILITLHEFAHAVVCRYYGGEVTEMGFLLMYFQPCFYCDLSDAWLFKNKRHRLAVTFAGPYFQILLMAVAVLVWRVTVPGILINDIARIVAIICFVTLLFNFNPLIKLDGYYLLSDWLDIPNLRSKAFGYVSNWFRRVVLGWSEPKYPATGRERRIFGIYAVFSGLYTFFLLFWVLRVIGRFLYDSMGPTGLLLLAVLILFIIHGSITGFFKGLIKHIVQMKEIAKKPLRLIIQLIILIALIVILFWVPFTQRVTGEVAVRPAAQFSLLVNNLGLLEKRLQKGGAEPSTQSSYVQMTTTEMATLNLKPVVADGQMVANGDTVAVLLSNQVTSDISAGLAELEQLEFELALLRSPPKAEEVAEAKTDVEAAEANLMQLQRDLQRIETLSAKNLTTAAQLETARSSVDIARATLKNRQAKLELLKSPPKPEEEAVIRSQIQRQRADLDFLYSQEAAQSVTTEIRGVVSLPREGESILQITDASRIELLVPVSDFDLGLVEPGQRVKLKVRTYVDTVFVGQVVHIPVTAVSIGDHSVYQVGVLVNNPEGRLKPGMSGYAKIEIKDSSLFRLILRKITSFVRVEFWSWW, from the coding sequence ATGCCGGATTATGCCAGATTGCGCCGCGACCTGATCTCATCACCGATGGAGGTGGATGGGGCCACGGTCTATACGGTCAAGGATCCCATCCGTGGGACCTTTTTCCGTTTACGCGAACCGGAGCATTGGCTGATCCATCAGTTGGACGGGGTGACCTCGTACGATGAGATTGCCGCCCGCTTCAAGGAGAAATACGGTTTTAACCTCAGCGCTGAAAATGTAAGGCAGTTCGTGCAAGCGCTGGAGAAACTCTTTTTTCTGGAAAACTGTCGAGCCGAGCAAGCGGTCTCGCGTACCAGCTATATAGCTGAAGAGCACCGTTCGCTGTGGTCACGTCTGCTTTATGTGCGACTGCGGGCGATCAATCCCAAGCGTTTACTGGATCGATTACTGCCCTGGTATCGCCCCTGGCACTCGATGACGGGGTGGCTGCTGCAATTGATTTTGCTGGTCGTAGGGCTGTCGGTACTGGCGGCCAATGTCAACACCTTTGCCGTAAATCTTTATTCGGTATTCAACCTCGGTTCGGTGATTGCGATTGTCATTTCGTTCTTCATTCTGATAACGCTTCACGAGTTTGCCCATGCGGTGGTCTGTCGTTACTACGGGGGAGAGGTAACCGAAATGGGCTTTCTGTTGATGTATTTTCAGCCCTGTTTTTATTGTGATCTCTCGGATGCCTGGCTGTTCAAGAACAAGCGGCATCGACTGGCGGTGACTTTTGCCGGTCCCTATTTTCAAATACTCCTGATGGCGGTTGCGGTGCTGGTCTGGCGAGTTACCGTCCCGGGGATATTGATCAACGATATTGCCCGCATCGTGGCGATTATCTGTTTCGTGACATTGCTGTTTAATTTCAATCCGCTGATCAAGCTGGACGGTTATTACCTGCTGTCGGACTGGCTGGATATTCCCAATCTTCGCTCCAAGGCATTCGGTTATGTTTCCAACTGGTTCCGACGGGTAGTTCTGGGCTGGTCCGAGCCAAAATATCCTGCAACCGGGAGAGAACGGCGGATATTCGGGATATACGCGGTTTTTTCCGGGCTATATACGTTCTTTCTCCTTTTCTGGGTGCTTCGTGTTATCGGTCGTTTTCTTTATGACTCCATGGGGCCGACCGGATTGTTGTTGTTAGCGGTGCTGATCTTGTTTATTATTCACGGCAGTATCACAGGCTTTTTCAAGGGACTGATAAAGCACATTGTCCAGATGAAAGAAATCGCTAAAAAACCGCTTAGACTGATCATTCAGTTAATCATCCTGATCGCACTGATAGTGATATTGTTTTGGGTGCCGTTCACCCAACGAGTCACCGGCGAAGTGGCGGTTCGTCCGGCAGCACAGTTCAGTCTTCTTGTCAATAACTTAGGACTTCTTGAGAAGCGGCTCCAGAAGGGCGGGGCGGAACCGAGTACGCAATCGTCATACGTTCAAATGACCACCACCGAAATGGCTACCTTGAACCTTAAACCGGTGGTGGCGGACGGCCAGATGGTGGCGAACGGAGATACGGTGGCAGTGCTGCTGTCAAATCAGGTCACCAGCGATATATCTGCCGGACTGGCGGAGCTGGAGCAACTTGAGTTCGAACTGGCCCTGCTGCGATCCCCCCCCAAAGCCGAGGAAGTGGCTGAAGCGAAGACCGATGTTGAAGCCGCCGAGGCCAACCTTATGCAACTCCAACGCGATCTGCAGCGAATCGAAACCCTGAGCGCCAAGAATCTCACGACGGCAGCGCAGTTGGAAACGGCTCGCTCCAGTGTCGATATCGCCCGGGCTACGCTGAAGAACCGGCAGGCTAAGCTGGAATTACTCAAGTCGCCGCCCAAACCCGAGGAAGAGGCGGTAATCAGATCGCAAATTCAGCGTCAACGTGCCGACCTTGATTTTCTGTATTCACAGGAAGCGGCCCAGTCGGTTACGACGGAGATCCGGGGAGTGGTGAGCCTTCCGCGTGAAGGAGAGTCGATCCTGCAGATTACCGATGCCTCTCGGATAGAACTGCTGGTACCGGTTTCGGATTTCGATCTTGGTCTGGTTGAGCCGGGGCAGAGGGTTAAGCTTAAGGTTCGGACTTATGTCGATACGGTATTTGTCGGGCAGGTGGTTCATATTCCGGTTACAGCGGTTTCGATAGGTGATCACTCGGTATATCAGGTAGGTGTTTTGGTTAATAATCCCGAGGGACGCCTCAAACCGGGAATGAGCGGGTATGCGAAGATCGAGATAAAAGACAGCTCTCTTTTCAGACTAATTCTCAGGAAAATTACTTCATTTGTCCGCGTCGAGTTCTGGTCCTGGTGGTAA
- a CDS encoding DUF4390 domain-containing protein: protein MGHRAGIFFSRVLSGLLLWFLIATSTDAEESGSLDFDLYRTDSNLVIWIDFSSLLTSRRVEGLREGVDLQVDYNVRLVQPRRLWGERAVVEESGSFELNYRLITDRFEWNPSDSADSLLHSFSSLAKLHRFLADSILISIALNDRINNHNRYCLTLNAACISMTTFNLPESSDPASSGSSPLRFLFASFLELTGYGRSDFSTRSEPFKISDLPTKE, encoded by the coding sequence ATGGGTCACCGTGCCGGCATATTTTTCAGCCGGGTTCTTTCCGGTCTGTTGCTTTGGTTCTTGATAGCAACCTCGACCGATGCCGAAGAATCCGGTAGTCTTGATTTTGACCTGTACCGAACCGACTCGAATCTGGTGATCTGGATTGATTTCTCCAGCTTGCTGACTTCGCGCCGGGTTGAAGGACTCAGGGAAGGAGTAGATTTACAGGTCGATTACAACGTGCGGCTGGTTCAACCCCGCCGATTGTGGGGGGAGCGAGCGGTAGTTGAGGAATCCGGTTCGTTCGAGCTAAACTATCGCCTGATCACCGACCGGTTCGAGTGGAATCCCTCGGATTCAGCTGATTCACTCTTGCATTCGTTTTCATCGCTAGCCAAACTGCACCGTTTTCTGGCCGATTCAATCCTCATATCAATAGCCTTAAACGATCGGATTAACAACCACAACCGCTACTGCCTGACTCTCAACGCAGCTTGTATTTCAATGACTACCTTTAACTTACCAGAATCAAGCGATCCCGCCTCAAGCGGCTCATCACCGCTCCGTTTCTTGTTTGCATCATTCCTTGAGCTGACCGGCTACGGTCGTAGCGACTTCTCAACCCGCTCAGAACCTTTCAAGATTTCCGATCTTCCAACAAAAGAATAA